The following is a genomic window from Thioclava electrotropha.
TTGCGAAACTCAAAGAGAAGGGGGTCGTGTGATGGCCGTTCTGCTGCTGGGTGAAGTGAATGATGGCGAACTGTCGGTCGACGCGACCGCCAAGGCCGTCTCCGCCGCAAAAAGCTTGGGCGATGTGACCGTGCTCTGCGCGGGTGCGTCTGCCGCTGCCGCGGGTGAAGCCGCCGCCAAGATCGACGGTGTCGCGAAGGTTCTCGTGGCCGAGGACCCGTCGCTGAGCCACCGTCTGGCGGAGCCGACCGCCGCGCTGATCGTGTCGCTCGCAGGCGACTATTCGCATATCGTGGCGCCTGCCACGACCGATGCGAAGAACGTGATGCCGCGCGTGGCCGCGCTTCTCGACGTGATGGTGATCTCGGATGTCTCCGGCGTCGTCGATGCCGACACGTTCGAGCGCCCGATCTACGCGGGTAACGCGATCCAGACCGTGAAATCGAAGGACGAGAAGAAGGTCATCACCTTCCGCACCTCGACCTTCGACGCCGCCGGCGAAGGCGGTTCGGCTTCGGTCGAGACCGTCGCCATGTCGGACGCGCCCGCTCTGTCGAGCTGGATCGAAGACAAGGTCGCCGAGAGCGATCGTCCGGAGTTGACCTCGGCGAAGATCGTCGTGTCGGGCGGCCGTGGCGTCGGCTCGGAAGAGGACTTCAAGGTGATCGAAGCGCTGGCCGACAAGCTTGGCGCTGCTGTAGGTGCCTCGCGCGCCGCCGTCGACTCGGGCTTCGCGCCGAACGACTGGCAGGTCGGTCAGACCGGTAAGGTCGTGGCCCCCGAGCTCTACATCGCCTGCGGCATCTCTGGGGCTATCCAGCACCTCGCCGGCATGAAGGACTCGAAGATCATCGTCGCGATCAACAAGGACGAAGAAGCGCCGATCTTCCAGGTCGCCGATTACGGCCTGGTCGCGGACCTCTTCGACGCTGTTCCGGCGCTGACCGAAAAGCTCTGATCCGCGGAAGGGCGCTGCCCCCCGGGAGAGTTGAACCAAGTCGAAAGGGCGGGGAATTTCCCCGCCCTTTCCTGTTAGAGAAATGGCCGCAGCGTAGGCGCAAGCGCCGCGGCGATCTCCTCATGCACCAGCGGCCCCGGCACCATTTCCGCCGCAGGCTCTTCCAGCGCGGAGAAATGCATCCCCGTCGTGCCTGCACTGCGCGCCGTCACCGAAGGCTCGACCCGCACGATATCGGCCACGAGCGGTCGCAACGTCTCCACCATCGCCTCCGTCACCATCAGAGGCTCGTGCCCGAGCGTGTCGCTATGGGCCGGATCGTGGAATTCGCCCAGCCAAAGCAGCAGCTTGCGCCCCTTGATCTTCGCGAGAAGCGCGGTCATCCGCTGCTGCCATGCCTCCTGCAACTCGACTTCGAGCAAAGCGAACTTCTCGGGTTCGCGTTCCTTCAACGCGCTCAGCATGTGACGCGTGAAGTTGAATTCGGTGAAATCCACGCCGCGGAAGATCGAGCGCATCAGGCTCGACGCGCGCAGGAAGCGATCATTGCGACGCGGATGCACCGCATAGAAGCGGTTCGACATGTTCTGCGCGCCGAGCAACTGGATCACCGTGACCTTCGCGGCCTCCGATGCGGCGGCGAGTTGCGGCTCGTGCAGGAACACGTCGATCCCGGCATTCAGATAGCCGAAATTCACCACCGGCATCTCCAGCCGCGCCTCGAGCAGAACGGGCCAGGGATGCTCCACGAATTTACCATAGGTCTCCGTCCCGCCCATCGCGGCGATGAAATCCCCCTGCAGTGCACGGCGCGGCCCGCGGAACAGCAGTTTGGATTTCCCGTATCTGCACGGAAAGTAATCGAGGGCGCCATCGCCCGTATATTCGAAAGCCATTTTCCCACCTCAGTCTGTGTTCGACTCACCCGAGGCCAGATTGCGCCCAAATTCTTGCCAAACGGCTAATGTTAAAATGATCTCAGCCCTGCGTTTCGCTTGCATGGACCGAGCGGAGAACTATGGTCAGGGCGCAAAGCGTGAGAGGGAAAATTATGGCGATCGAGAAAGTGGGCATCGTGGGTGCAGGGCAGATGGGCAACGGGATCGCCCATGTCTTCGCGCTGGCCGGATATGACGTTCTGCTGAACGACATCAGCGAAGACGCGCTGACGAAGGCGCTCACCACGGTTACCAAGAACCTCGATCGGCAGGTATCGCGCGGCAAGATCTCGGAGGACGAGAAGAACACCGCGCTGAAGAAGATCACTACGACCACGAAACTGAGCGATCTGGGTCCGACCGATCTGGTGATCGAGGCCGCGACCGAGCGCGAGACGGTCAAGCAGGCGATCTTCGAAGACCTGCTTCCGCATCTCAAGCCGACGACGATCCTGACCTCGAACACCTCGTCGATCTCGATCACGCGGCTCGCCTCGCGCACTGACCGGCCCGAGAAATTCATGGGCTTCCACTTCATGAACCCGGTGCCGGTGATGCAACTGGTCGAGCTGATCCGCGGCATCGCGACCGATCAGGAGACCTACAAGGCGCTGCACGAAGTGGTGGAAAAGCTCGGCAAGACCGCCGCGTCTGCCGAAGATTTCCCGGCCTTCATCGTGAACCGCATCCTGATGCCGATGATCAACGAGGCGGTCTATACGCTTTATGAAGGCGTGGGGAACGTGCGCTCGATCGACGAGTCGATGAAGCTCGGTGC
Proteins encoded in this region:
- a CDS encoding electron transfer flavoprotein subunit alpha/FixB family protein; the protein is MAVLLLGEVNDGELSVDATAKAVSAAKSLGDVTVLCAGASAAAAGEAAAKIDGVAKVLVAEDPSLSHRLAEPTAALIVSLAGDYSHIVAPATTDAKNVMPRVAALLDVMVISDVSGVVDADTFERPIYAGNAIQTVKSKDEKKVITFRTSTFDAAGEGGSASVETVAMSDAPALSSWIEDKVAESDRPELTSAKIVVSGGRGVGSEEDFKVIEALADKLGAAVGASRAAVDSGFAPNDWQVGQTGKVVAPELYIACGISGAIQHLAGMKDSKIIVAINKDEEAPIFQVADYGLVADLFDAVPALTEKL
- a CDS encoding DUF6473 family protein; protein product: MAFEYTGDGALDYFPCRYGKSKLLFRGPRRALQGDFIAAMGGTETYGKFVEHPWPVLLEARLEMPVVNFGYLNAGIDVFLHEPQLAAASEAAKVTVIQLLGAQNMSNRFYAVHPRRNDRFLRASSLMRSIFRGVDFTEFNFTRHMLSALKEREPEKFALLEVELQEAWQQRMTALLAKIKGRKLLLWLGEFHDPAHSDTLGHEPLMVTEAMVETLRPLVADIVRVEPSVTARSAGTTGMHFSALEEPAAEMVPGPLVHEEIAAALAPTLRPFL
- a CDS encoding 3-hydroxybutyryl-CoA dehydrogenase, whose product is MAIEKVGIVGAGQMGNGIAHVFALAGYDVLLNDISEDALTKALTTVTKNLDRQVSRGKISEDEKNTALKKITTTTKLSDLGPTDLVIEAATERETVKQAIFEDLLPHLKPTTILTSNTSSISITRLASRTDRPEKFMGFHFMNPVPVMQLVELIRGIATDQETYKALHEVVEKLGKTAASAEDFPAFIVNRILMPMINEAVYTLYEGVGNVRSIDESMKLGANHPMGPLELADFIGLDTCLAIMNVLHDGLADTKYRPCPLLTKYVEAGWLGRKTGRGFYDYRGEEPVPTR